One genomic region from candidate division KSB1 bacterium encodes:
- a CDS encoding exo-alpha-sialidase has translation MSGVRVLVGTKKGAFILTGDGKRDKWEVSGPHFAGWEIYHLKGSPVDPNRIYASQTSGWFGQIIQRSDDGGKTWNTPGGEKMPDPYDPPGGMSNKFVYDTASAPLTTHQWYDGTQHPWEFKRVWHLEPSLSDPDTVYAGVEDAALFRTTDGGKSWHELAGLRGHGSGPQWSPGAGGLGLHTILIDPGNHNRMYIAISAAGAFRTDDGGKSWKPINRGLKSNYIPDPDAEIGHCVHRIAMHPSRPNVLFMQKHWDVMRSDDAGESWHEVSGNLPTDFGFVVDVHAHEPETIYVVPIKSDSEHYPPEGKLRVYRSRTGGNEWEALTRGLPQSHCYVNVLRDAMAVDSLDKCGVYFGTTGGQVYCSADAGDNWAPIARDLPAVLSVEVQTLA, from the coding sequence GGCCCGCACTTTGCGGGCTGGGAGATTTATCACCTGAAAGGCTCGCCGGTTGATCCAAACCGGATCTATGCCTCGCAGACCAGCGGCTGGTTCGGGCAGATCATCCAGCGCTCGGATGACGGCGGCAAGACCTGGAACACCCCCGGCGGCGAAAAGATGCCTGATCCCTATGATCCTCCAGGTGGGATGAGCAACAAATTTGTCTACGACACCGCCTCGGCGCCGCTAACAACGCATCAGTGGTACGACGGCACGCAACATCCCTGGGAGTTCAAGCGTGTCTGGCATCTCGAACCCTCGCTGAGTGATCCCGACACGGTTTATGCCGGCGTTGAGGACGCGGCTTTGTTTCGCACGACCGACGGCGGCAAATCCTGGCATGAGCTTGCAGGCCTGCGCGGCCACGGCTCCGGGCCGCAATGGTCGCCCGGCGCCGGTGGCCTGGGGCTACATACCATTCTCATCGACCCTGGCAATCACAATCGCATGTACATCGCCATTTCCGCTGCCGGCGCTTTCCGTACGGATGACGGCGGCAAAAGCTGGAAGCCCATCAACCGGGGATTGAAGTCCAATTACATCCCCGATCCCGATGCCGAGATCGGCCACTGCGTGCATCGCATCGCCATGCACCCATCGCGGCCAAACGTGCTGTTCATGCAGAAGCACTGGGACGTGATGCGCAGCGACGACGCTGGCGAGTCGTGGCACGAAGTCAGCGGAAATTTGCCGACGGACTTCGGGTTCGTGGTCGACGTGCATGCGCACGAGCCGGAAACCATCTACGTCGTCCCGATCAAAAGCGACTCGGAGCATTATCCGCCGGAGGGCAAGCTCCGAGTTTATCGCAGCCGCACCGGCGGAAACGAATGGGAGGCGCTCACCAGGGGTTTGCCGCAAAGTCATTGCTACGTCAACGTGTTGCGTGACGCCATGGCGGTGGACTCGCTCGATAAGTGCGGCGTGTATTTCGGCACCACCGGCGGGCAGGTGTATTGTTCCGCCGACGCCGGTGACAATTGGGCGCCCATCGCCCGCGATCTGCCCGCGGTGCTTTCTGTGGAGGTGCAGACTTTAGCTTAG
- a CDS encoding MoaD/ThiS family protein — translation MIRVVLPYHLRNLARVGAEVTLEIKGPVTQRSVLDALEARHPMLAGTIRDHVTQQRRPFLRFFACEQDLSHEPPDAPLPDAVVSGAEPFIVLGAIAGG, via the coding sequence ATGATCAGAGTCGTTCTCCCGTATCATTTGCGCAACTTGGCGCGCGTCGGCGCCGAGGTCACACTTGAAATCAAGGGACCCGTCACCCAGCGTTCGGTGCTCGACGCGCTGGAGGCCCGCCATCCAATGCTGGCCGGCACGATCCGCGACCACGTTACGCAGCAGCGCCGGCCGTTTCTGCGGTTCTTCGCCTGCGAGCAGGATCTCTCCCACGAGCCGCCGGACGCCCCGCTGCCCGATGCCGTCGTTTCCGGCGCGGAGCCTTTTATCGTCTTGGGGGCCATTGCTGGTGGTTGA
- the ftsH gene encoding ATP-dependent zinc metalloprotease FtsH — protein MENSKSRRRQQPLGNRRMNLSLWYVVLAVLVMYALHSFFLGENVQPIEYSTFKKLVRENKIVACEITTQEITGRYKIDSPPNTETSLRNPFSLTEASPDSQTAGKKFITLRVDDPDLVKELEAAGVKYTGKIDTGWWQGILLSWILPLLILIAIWGFAFRRMNPQGGLMSIGKSKAKIYVEGKTKVTFKDVAGIDEAVEEVREVVEYLKNPEKFKSLGGCIPKGVLLVGPPGTGKTLLARAVAGEAAVPFFSLSGSDFVEMFVGVGAARVRDLFQQAQSQAPCIVFIDELDALGKARGMSPLSSHDEREQTLNQLLVEMDGFDPNSGVIIMAATNRPEILDIALLRPGRFDRQIVVERPDINGREAILKVHARKVKFAPEVDLRVIAARTPGFVGADLANVINEAALLAARSSKKQVENSDLEEAIDRVIAGLAKKNRVLNKKEKEIVAYHEAGHAIVAGSLSDVDPVHRVSIIPRGVAALGYTLQLPTEDRYLMTRTELLNRLKVLLGGRVAEEIIFKEISTGAQNDLERATAIARSMVTEYGMSPRLGPLSYAKEKRGLFIGLELGGGEPHSEKVAGEIDEEVRTIVEEAYREVTTLLTQKKPKLEQLAQMLLEKEMVEGAELEALLNGKVSQASQPATENAHQTPTPI, from the coding sequence CCGGCAGCAACCGCTGGGCAACCGCCGGATGAATCTTTCGCTGTGGTACGTTGTGCTGGCCGTGCTGGTGATGTATGCCCTGCACAGCTTTTTTCTGGGCGAAAACGTCCAACCGATCGAATATAGCACATTCAAAAAACTCGTTAGGGAAAACAAGATTGTCGCCTGTGAAATCACCACGCAGGAAATCACCGGACGTTATAAAATCGATTCTCCCCCCAATACCGAAACAAGTTTGCGAAACCCTTTTTCGCTGACGGAGGCAAGTCCAGACAGCCAAACGGCGGGAAAAAAATTTATCACCCTTCGCGTCGACGATCCCGATCTCGTCAAGGAACTGGAAGCTGCCGGCGTCAAATACACCGGTAAAATCGACACCGGCTGGTGGCAGGGAATTTTGCTGAGTTGGATTTTGCCGCTGCTGATTCTCATCGCCATTTGGGGATTTGCGTTTCGCCGCATGAATCCGCAGGGCGGCTTGATGTCGATCGGCAAAAGCAAGGCGAAAATTTACGTCGAAGGCAAAACCAAAGTCACATTTAAAGATGTCGCCGGCATCGACGAGGCCGTCGAAGAAGTCCGCGAAGTCGTCGAGTATCTGAAAAATCCCGAGAAATTCAAAAGCCTCGGCGGCTGCATTCCCAAGGGCGTGCTGCTCGTCGGCCCGCCGGGAACGGGAAAAACCCTGCTGGCGCGCGCCGTGGCCGGAGAAGCGGCGGTGCCTTTCTTCTCGTTGAGCGGCTCGGATTTCGTTGAAATGTTCGTGGGCGTCGGTGCCGCGCGCGTGCGCGATTTGTTTCAGCAGGCACAGTCGCAAGCGCCGTGCATCGTTTTCATCGACGAGCTGGATGCGCTCGGCAAAGCCCGTGGCATGAGTCCGCTTTCCAGCCACGATGAGCGCGAGCAGACGCTCAACCAATTGCTGGTCGAAATGGACGGCTTTGACCCGAACAGCGGCGTCATCATCATGGCCGCCACCAACCGTCCGGAAATTCTCGACATTGCCCTGCTGCGCCCCGGGCGTTTTGACCGTCAAATCGTCGTGGAGCGGCCCGACATCAACGGCCGCGAGGCGATTTTGAAAGTTCATGCGCGCAAAGTCAAGTTTGCCCCGGAGGTGGATTTGCGCGTCATTGCGGCGCGCACGCCGGGCTTTGTCGGCGCCGATCTCGCGAATGTGATCAACGAAGCCGCCTTGCTCGCCGCGCGCAGCAGCAAAAAACAAGTCGAAAACTCCGATCTCGAAGAAGCGATTGACCGCGTCATCGCCGGCCTCGCCAAGAAGAACCGCGTGTTGAACAAAAAGGAGAAAGAAATTGTCGCCTATCACGAAGCCGGCCACGCGATCGTTGCCGGCAGCCTGAGCGACGTCGATCCGGTGCATCGCGTTTCCATCATTCCGCGCGGTGTGGCGGCGCTGGGTTATACGTTGCAACTGCCGACAGAAGATCGTTATTTGATGACGCGCACCGAACTGCTCAACCGTTTGAAGGTTTTGCTCGGCGGTCGCGTCGCCGAAGAAATCATCTTTAAGGAAATTTCCACCGGTGCGCAAAATGATCTCGAGCGCGCGACGGCGATAGCACGCAGTATGGTCACCGAATACGGCATGAGTCCCAGGCTCGGCCCGCTCTCGTATGCCAAGGAAAAACGCGGGCTGTTCATCGGCCTGGAGCTTGGCGGCGGCGAGCCGCACAGCGAGAAGGTCGCCGGCGAAATCGATGAAGAGGTGCGAACCATTGTCGAAGAGGCTTATCGTGAAGTGACAACCTTGCTCACGCAGAAAAAGCCCAAGCTCGAGCAATTGGCGCAAATGCTGCTGGAAAAAGAAATGGTCGAAGGCGCCGAGCTGGAGGCGCTGTTGAATGGGAAGGTGAGCCAAGCCTCACAACCGGCGACGGAAAACGCCCATCAAACCCCAACGCCGATTTGA
- a CDS encoding arginine decarboxylase, pyruvoyl-dependent, with amino-acid sequence MFTPTKIFFTKGVGRHKDYLQSFELALRNAGIEKCNIVTVSSIYPPGCKRISKEEGLKLLQPGAITFAVMARNATNEPNRLIAASIGVAQPTDDNMYGYLSEHHPFGETDERAGDYAEDLAATMLATTLGLEFDPNTAWDEREKQYKMSGKIVRTFNVTQSAEGDKNGLWTTVVATAVLLP; translated from the coding sequence ATGTTCACACCCACCAAAATTTTTTTTACCAAAGGCGTTGGCCGACACAAGGATTATTTGCAATCGTTCGAATTGGCGCTGCGCAATGCCGGCATCGAGAAGTGCAATATCGTCACCGTCTCGAGCATTTATCCGCCGGGCTGCAAACGCATTTCCAAGGAGGAAGGCTTGAAATTGCTGCAACCTGGCGCCATAACCTTTGCCGTCATGGCGCGCAATGCCACGAACGAACCCAACCGCCTGATCGCAGCTTCCATCGGCGTGGCCCAACCGACTGACGATAATATGTACGGCTATCTTTCCGAGCATCATCCCTTCGGGGAGACCGATGAGAGAGCAGGCGATTACGCCGAAGATCTGGCCGCGACGATGCTGGCGACGACGCTGGGTTTAGAGTTTGATCCGAACACGGCGTGGGATGAACGCGAAAAACAATATAAAATGTCGGGCAAAATTGTTCGTACCTTCAACGTGACCCAATCCGCCGAAGGCGACAAAAATGGCTTGTGGACAACGGTGGTTGCCACCGCCGTGCTACTGCCCTGA